The Glycine soja cultivar W05 chromosome 6, ASM419377v2, whole genome shotgun sequence genome has a window encoding:
- the LOC114416241 gene encoding uncharacterized protein LOC114416241: MGYFSKHGWEWNFSWRRNLFDSEMGVASTFLETIAAIRICGTLKDTWLWGAEPNGIFSTKSAYNLIKAEQLLEDQDSGFHQLWDLKVPPKVLSFAWRLLWDRLPTKDNLSRRQIQLDNDLCPLCQTQPETASYLFFTCDKVLPLWWEFFTWVKEGTILHNSPMANFLHTSTTTGGKNITRRRKTWWLAATKSIWQSRNDLVFHNQAFDIHKLIDNSIFLTWTWLKGWEKNFCAPFHHWSSAMSLVFV, translated from the coding sequence ATGGGGTACTTTTCCAAGCATGGGTGGGAATGGAATTTCTCTTGGAGACGTAATCTATTTGATAGTGAGATGGGGGTAGCATCAACTTTCTTAGAGACTATTGCTGCTATCAGAATTTGTGGTACCCTGAAAGATACCTGGCTGTGGGGAGCTGAACCTAATGGCATCTTCTCTACTAAATCAGCCTACAATCTCATTAAAGCAGAGCAGCTTTTGGAAGATCAAGATTCGGGTTTTCACCAGCTTTGGGATCTTAAAGTCCCCCCTAAGGTTCTGTCTTTTGCTTGGAGGCTACTCTGGGATAGACTCCCTACTAAGGATAATCTTTCTAGGAGACAAATCCAGCTTGACAATGACCTATGCCCTCTATGTCAAACTCAACCCGAAACTGCATCCTATTTGTTCTTCACTTGCGATAAAGTGCTGCCACTGTGGTGGGAATTCTTCACTTGGGTTAAGGAAGGCACAATTCTACATAATAGTCCCATGGCTAATTTTCTTCACACCTCAACTACAACTGGAGGAAAGAATATTACTAGAAGAAGGAAGACTTGGTGGTTGGCTGCTACAAAGTCAATCTGGCAATCCAGAAATGACTTGGTGTTTCACAATCAGGCGTTTGATATTCATAAGTTGATAGATAATTCTATTTTCCTCACTTGGACTTGGCTCAAGGGGTGGGAAAAGAATTTCTGTGCTCCTTTTCACCACTGGTCCTCAGCAATGTCCTTAGTTTTTGTTTAA